DNA from Stenotrophomonas acidaminiphila:
TGGCCAGCGCGACGAGGCCGCGCTGCTGGCCAACTGCTACTGGCAGTCGCTCAGGCTGGCCGAACAGATGCGGCTGGAATCGATCGCCTTCCCGGCGATCAGCTGCGGCGTCTACGGCTACCCCATGCACCAGGCCGCGGCCATCGCCGTCACCGAAACCGTGACCTGGCAGAAGAGCCACGCACGGCCGGTGCGCATCGTGCTGGTGGCCTACAACACCGCCACCTTCAAGGCCTACCAGCAGGCGCTGGCGGTCGCGGGGCAGGCAGGGCCGGCGTTCCCGTCGATGGACGATCCGCTGCCGTCGTTCGCGCGCTGACCGGCTGCGGGATCGTTCCCATGCCATCGCCCGCCGCTGCAGTGCATTTCCTGGAGAGCGAGGCAACGCCCCGCCGGACCTTTCCGGCAACGCCACCGCGGGCGATCCCCAACGTTGCGGAACCTTGCGACCGCGTGTCGTAGATGCGGGGCTTGCCCCGCATGGAGCTTTCCCTGCGAAGGCCCGCTGGGCGTTGCCTGGCGCTACGGCGCCCCGCGGAGACGTTGGCGGGTGCCCCGCTGGCGCAGGGCCGCAGAAGCTGCGCCATCTGCGCACCACGGGCCCGGTCCTGTCTGGCCCTGGGCCTGCTCGCAAATGAAAACGCCGGCGCAGGGCCGGCGTTTCCACGTCCATCAGCGTCAGGCGGCGATCAGCCTTCCCACTTGCCCAGCGCGGCCAGGCCGTTCTCGCGGGCGCGCTCGTAAACGGTCTTCTGCGCGGCGGCGTAGTTGCCCTGCATGTCCTGGGCCCACAGCTTCAGCGCGGCCTGCTGCATGGCGCGGCCGTAGGAGAAGCTCAGCGGCCACGGCAGCTTGTCGAGCTGGTTCATGGCGTTCAGGTGCGCGGTCGACTGTTCGTCGCTCTGGCCGCCGGACAGGAACACCACGCCCGGCAGGATCGCCGGCACGGTGCTCTTCAGGCACATCACGGTGGCTTCGGCCACTTCCTCGACGTCGGCCTGCTCGTCGCAGTCCTTGCCGGAGATGACCATCGAAGCCTTCAGGATGGTGCCTTCCAGCAGCACGTTCTGCTGGTACAGCGCGTCGAACAGCGAGCGCAGGGTGGCTTCGGTGACTTCGTAGCAGGTCTCGATGTCGTGGTCGCCATCCATGATCACTTCCGGCTCGACCATCGGCACCAGGCCGCATTCCTGGCACAGCGCGGCATAGCGGGCCAGCGCGTGCGCGTTGGACTCGATGCAGGTGCCCGACGGGATGCTCTCGCCGATGTTGATGACCGCGCGCCACTTGGCGAAGCGGGCGCCGAGCTTGTAGTACTCCTGCAGGCGCTCGCGCAGGCCGTCCAGGCCTTCGGTGACCAGCTCGCCCGGGCAGCCGGCAAGCGGGTGCGCGCCCTTGTCGACCTTGATGCCCGGGATCATGCCGTGGTCGGCCATGTACTTGGCGAACGGCACGCCGTCGCGGGTGCTCTGGCGGATGGTTTCGTCGTACAGGATCGCGCCGGAAATATGTTCGTTGAGCTTCGGCGTGGTCAGCAGCAGCTCGCGGTAGGCACGGCGGTTCTCTTCGGTATTCTCGATGCCGACGCTGGCGAAGCGCTTGGCGATCGTGCCGGTGGATTCGTCGATGGCGATGATGCCCTTGCCCGGGGCGACCATGGCCTGGGCGGTTTCAGCCAGCAGTTCGATGCTCATGAAGTTCCTGTGACGGGGTGCGGGAAAACCCGGATTATAGCCCGCGGCCGTCGTTGCCCGGCCGTGAGGACGCGCTGGAACCGGTTTCAATCCGTCCGCCAGGACAAATCCTGTCCACTGCAGTCATGCACGGGCCATCGCGGTGGCCCGTGCACGCAGATCCGTCAGAGCTCGCCCAGCCCGCTGGCGCGGCCGTCGCTGCCCACTTCGAGCAGGCGCAGGGTATTGGTGGCGCCATGGGTTTCCATGTGCTCGCCGCTGGTGAACACCACGCGGTCGCCGGCCTGCAGCAGGCCGGCCTCGACCAGCAGGCGGATGCTGCCGCGCGCCGCCTCGCGCGGGGTGAAGCCGCGGCTGTCGAAATTGATCGGGAACACATCGCGCATCAGCGCCATCTGCCGGCGCGCACCGTCATGCCGGGTGACCGCATAGATCGGCGCCTTGGCCCGGAACCGCGACAGGTAGCGCGCGGTGCCGCCGGATTCGGTCATCGCCACGATCGCGCGCACGCCCACGTGCTGGGACAGGAACATGGTGGCCATGGCGATGGCCTGGTCGGCGCGCTCCAGGTTGCGCGGCGAGGCATTGAAATCGGTCTCGGTCTGGAACTGGCGCTCGGCTCCCAGGCAGATGCGCGCCATCGCCTCGACCGCCTTGACCGGGTAGGCGCCGGCCGCGGTTTCGGCCGACAGCATCACCGCGTCGGTGCCGTCGATGACCGAGTTGGCCACGTCCAGCACTTCGGCACGGGTCGGGATCGGGCTTTCGACCATGGACTGCAGCATCTGCGTGGCGGTGATCACCACCTTGTTCTGCGCCAGCGCGGCCTTGATGATCTTCTTCTGCAGGCCGGGCAGTTCGGCGTCGCCGATCTCCACGCCCAGGTCGCCGCGGGCGACCATCACCACGTCGCTGGCCTCGACGATCTCCTCCAGGTTCTCGATCGCCTCGGTACGTTCGATCTTGGACACCAGCGCCGCGTCGCAGCCGTGCTGGCGGGCGATCGCGCGGGCGTCGTTCATGTCCTGCGCGTTGCGGCAGAACGAGACGGCGATGAAGTCCACGCCGATCTTCGCCACGATGCCGATCAGTTCCTTGTCGCGCTCGGTGAGCGCACCCAGCGACAGGCCGCCGCCCTGCTTGTTCAGGCCCTTGCGGTCGGACAGCACGCCGTCGTTGAGCACGCTGGTGACGATGCGCTCGCCCTGCACTTCCACCACCTGCAGCTGCATCAGGCCGTCGTCCAGCAGCAGCACGTCGCCGGGGCCCACGTCCTGCGGCAGGCCGAGGTAGCTCACGCCGACCTGGGTGGCGTCGCCGGGCGCCGCGTCGGCCCTGGCGATGAGGTCGAAGCGGTCGCCCACCTTGAGCTGCACCCTGCCCTCGGCGAAGCGCTCGATGCGGATCTTCGGGCCCGGCAGGTCGGCGAGGATGCCGACTTCCACGCCGACCCGGTTGGCGGCGGCGCGCACTTCGGCGGCACGCTTGGCCTGGCCGGACGGATCGCCATGCGAGAAGTTCAGGCGGACCACGTTGACACCGGCGCGGAACAGATCGTCGAGCACGCCCGGCGCATCGGTGGCCGGTCCGAGGGTGGCGAGGATCTTGGTGCGGCGCTGGCGTTCGATCATGGTGCGAAAACTCCCTGAAAGGCCGCCGAAATTAGCATATCCAGTGCATGACAACGATGTCGCATACGATTTCAGAAGACACTTTCCACGCTGTCCCGCAGACAGGGCAGACAGCATGTCCGGACATCGCCCGCGCGTTGCCCGGCGCTGTCCGCCCGCCTATGCACAAGCGGACATGGATCGGTCGCGGACTGTCAGCAAGGGACAGCATGGTGGCCAGCCAGGACAACGCGCCGGCAATCACCGGCGCCTGCGACGCGCAGCTCGTGGACCGCGCCCAGCGCAACGCGTGCGCGGCGCGCGCGGGTTCAACGCACGCCGCGCGGCCTGCATCGCCGCCATCGCATCAGCGCGACAGCAGCTGCTCCAGTTCGGCCGGCGTGCCGGCCAGTGATCCGGCACCGGCCGCGGTCAGTTCCTCGCGGCCACCGAAGCCCCACAGCACGCCGATGTTGCGCATGCCATGGTGGCGCGCGCCCTCGATGTCCATGCGCCGGTCGCCGATCATCCAGCACCGCGCCGGCGCCAGCAACAAGCGCCGCAGCGCTTCGCCGATCAGTTCCGGCTTGTGGCTGCGCGCGCCGTCGGCGGTGGCGCCGATCACCGCCTCGAAGCAGCCACCGAACGGCAGGTGCTCGACGATCCGCCGCGCGTGCGGCTCGTTCTTGGCGGTGACCACCGCCAGCCGGTGGCCGGCGGCATGCAGCCCCTGCACCACCTCGCCGATGCCGGCGTAGACGTCATGCTCCTGCCAGCCGTGCAGTTCGAAGCGTTCGCGGTACAGCGCCACCGCCTGTTCGACGCGCTGCGCGTCGCCGAACAGCGGGGCGAAGCTGGTGCGCAGCGCCGGGCCGATCCAGCGGCGCAGCTCGGCCGGCGGCGGTACCGGCTGCTGCATCCGCTCCAGCGCGTAGGCCACGCAGCGGGTGATGCCGACGGCCGAATCGATCAGCGTGCCGTCGAGATCGAAAAACAGCACATCGCGGCTCACGCCCCGCGGGCCTCCAGCGCGGCCACGGCCGGCAGGGTCTTG
Protein-coding regions in this window:
- a CDS encoding O-acetyl-ADP-ribose deacetylase codes for the protein MNIDIWHGDITTLDVDAIVNAANESLLGGGGVDGAIHRAAGPGLLAECTRLPELRPGVRCPPGEVRATGAHALPARHVFHAVGPVWQGGQRDEAALLANCYWQSLRLAEQMRLESIAFPAISCGVYGYPMHQAAAIAVTETVTWQKSHARPVRIVLVAYNTATFKAYQQALAVAGQAGPAFPSMDDPLPSFAR
- a CDS encoding fructose-bisphosphate aldolase, whose amino-acid sequence is MSIELLAETAQAMVAPGKGIIAIDESTGTIAKRFASVGIENTEENRRAYRELLLTTPKLNEHISGAILYDETIRQSTRDGVPFAKYMADHGMIPGIKVDKGAHPLAGCPGELVTEGLDGLRERLQEYYKLGARFAKWRAVINIGESIPSGTCIESNAHALARYAALCQECGLVPMVEPEVIMDGDHDIETCYEVTEATLRSLFDALYQQNVLLEGTILKASMVISGKDCDEQADVEEVAEATVMCLKSTVPAILPGVVFLSGGQSDEQSTAHLNAMNQLDKLPWPLSFSYGRAMQQAALKLWAQDMQGNYAAAQKTVYERARENGLAALGKWEG
- a CDS encoding pyruvate kinase — its product is MIERQRRTKILATLGPATDAPGVLDDLFRAGVNVVRLNFSHGDPSGQAKRAAEVRAAANRVGVEVGILADLPGPKIRIERFAEGRVQLKVGDRFDLIARADAAPGDATQVGVSYLGLPQDVGPGDVLLLDDGLMQLQVVEVQGERIVTSVLNDGVLSDRKGLNKQGGGLSLGALTERDKELIGIVAKIGVDFIAVSFCRNAQDMNDARAIARQHGCDAALVSKIERTEAIENLEEIVEASDVVMVARGDLGVEIGDAELPGLQKKIIKAALAQNKVVITATQMLQSMVESPIPTRAEVLDVANSVIDGTDAVMLSAETAAGAYPVKAVEAMARICLGAERQFQTETDFNASPRNLERADQAIAMATMFLSQHVGVRAIVAMTESGGTARYLSRFRAKAPIYAVTRHDGARRQMALMRDVFPINFDSRGFTPREAARGSIRLLVEAGLLQAGDRVVFTSGEHMETHGATNTLRLLEVGSDGRASGLGEL
- a CDS encoding HAD family hydrolase, which encodes MSRDVLFFDLDGTLIDSAVGITRCVAYALERMQQPVPPPAELRRWIGPALRTSFAPLFGDAQRVEQAVALYRERFELHGWQEHDVYAGIGEVVQGLHAAGHRLAVVTAKNEPHARRIVEHLPFGGCFEAVIGATADGARSHKPELIGEALRRLLLAPARCWMIGDRRMDIEGARHHGMRNIGVLWGFGGREELTAAGAGSLAGTPAELEQLLSR